One Chroicocephalus ridibundus chromosome 22, bChrRid1.1, whole genome shotgun sequence DNA window includes the following coding sequences:
- the ATP5F1D gene encoding ATP synthase subunit delta, mitochondrial translates to MFRARRLLLLLRSAARPALPVPPPRARGYAEAAAGPAPMAFTFASPTQVFYNGANVKQVDVPTLTGSFGILASHVPTLQVLKPGVVTVYAEDGTATKYFVSSGSVTVHADSTVQVLAEEAVTMDMLDLATAKSNLEKAVSEMAAASDEAAKAEAQIKVEANEALVKALEQ, encoded by the exons ATGTTCcgcgcccgccgcctcctcctcctcctccgctccgccgcccgcccggccctgcCGGTGCCGCCGCCCCGAGCCCGCGGTTATGCCGAagccgccgccgggccggcccCCATGGCCTTCACCTTCGCCTCGCCCACGCAG GTGTTTTACAATGGCGCCAACGTgaagcaggtggatgtgcccacGCTGACCGGCTCCTTCGGTATCCTGGCCTCTCACGTCCCCACCCTGCAGGTCCTCAAACCGGGAGTGGTGACGGTCTATGCTGAGGATGGCACAGCCACCAAGTACTTTG TGAGCAGCGGCTCCGTCACGGTCCACGCGGACTCCACTGTGCAGGTGCTGGCGGAGGAGGCGGTGACGATGGACATGCTGGATCTGGCA ACTGCAAAATCAAACCTGGAGAAGGCTGTTTCAGAGATGGCTGCAGCGTCTGATGAAGCAGCTAAAGCAGAAGCTCAGATTAAAGTAGAAGCTAATGAAGCCCTTGTAAAAGCCCTGGAGCAATGA
- the CBARP gene encoding voltage-dependent calcium channel beta subunit-associated regulatory protein isoform X2, producing the protein MSDDPTPWDNATESATAVPGEVSPQDGYVLLLALLSIFIGGTLVLLSGILIICRRCCEADRRHSRASDDPEKTNTTYLDDSQPAQDITIKVEDPECLSSSSYRDAESERFLSSSSSTARRVSFNEAALFDQGKKTQEKGRRYTLTEGDFHHLKNARLTHLHLPPPALKIVTIHECESSENSLAMTPRLPPPKPGLAIFQPPGGALPRPALPSHAVCPSSALPGDTYNSTVDTSFAEASPSASSDSGEGPSFFTRLRRHASLDGASPYFRIKKWKLESTQRASSLDTRGSPKRRQFQRQRAASESMDQEDRDPHQTDIIQYIARTDDVAFHPAGGPFLPSPPSPPPSLGRLEPGEGGAGSPGEAGVPEQPSAYHDIWSLRASLELYASSERSNDQDSVRSDGGDSVSSAGGMAPCPSSSLDEAEGPEEKLWGRPKPEESEPGTRKLLQMDSGYASIEAPSRGGEEGPPKDQTASEKRICFTSAGRKGTIFESFEGREPEEEEEEEEEEEEEEEEEEEGSMARGAAGGGPPHPHSPLAWSPYGQMFPGRDALPRRDYSIDEKTDALFNAFVRHDPQFDESPLRGKHRSRTHLRKQWQHAKQYSDPGVRYPALERHRTPLRRGDSANYPLDARFHSPLPRIVSAGDEEAAEAAEGVPPAPALPDPEIQVIVEEPGEGASEPKAGSEPPGDDDCPGPGRCLGLGSGSELMDKIAGGLEERLYGHLRKAGESTERTVAVAASDAPPDHSPV; encoded by the exons ATGAGCGATGACCCGACACCCTGGGACAACGCGACGGAGAGCGCTACG GCGGTGCCCGGCGAGGTGTCCCCCCAGGATGGGTACGTGCTGCTCCTCGCCCTGCTCTCCATCTTCATCGGGGGCACCCTGGTCCTGCTCTCCGGCATCCTGATCATCTGCCGCCGCTGCTGCGAGGCCGACCGCCGGCACTCCAG agcCAGCGATGACCCCGAGAAAACCAACACCACCTACCTGGATGACTCGCAGCCAGCCCAGG ATATCACCATCAAAGTGGAGGACCCCGAGTGCCTGTCCTCCTCCAGCTACCGGGATGCGGAGAGCGAGCGGTTcctgtcctccagctcctccaccgCCCGCCGCGTCTCCTTCAACGAGGCCGCGCTCTTCGACCAGGGCAAGAAGAcccaggagaaggggaggag GTACACGCTGACGGAGGGGGACTTCCACCACCTGAAGAACGCCCGCCTGACCCACCTGcacctcccgccgcccgccctcaaGATCGTCACCATCCACGAGTGCGAGTCCAGCGAGAACAGCCTGGCCATgaccccccgcctgcccccgcccAAGCCCGGCCTCGCCATCTTCcag CCCCCCGGGGGGGCCCTGCCCCGGCCGGCGCTCCCCAGCCACGCCGTgtgtcccagctctgccctgcccggggACACCTACAACTCCACCGTGGACACCAGCTTCGCCGAGGCCAGCCCCTCCGCCTCCTCCGACTCCGGGGAGGGCCCCTCG TTCTTCACCCGCctgcgccgccacgccagcctggaCGGGGCCAGCCCCTACTTCAGGATCAAGAAGTGGAAGCTGGAGAGCACCCAGCGGGCGTCCAGCCTGGACACCAGAG GGTCCCCCAAGCGGCGGCAGTTCCAGCGGCAGCGGGCGGCCAGCGAGAGCATGGACCAGGAGGACCGGGACCCTCACCAGACCGACATCATCCAGTACATCGCCCGCACGGACGACGTGGCCTTCCACCCCGCGGGGGGgcccttcctgccctccccccccagccccccaccctctCTCGGCAG GCTAGAGCCGGGCGAGGGGggcgcgggcagccccggcgAGGCCGGTGTCCCGGAGCAGCCCAGCGCCTACCACGACATCTGGAGCCTGCGCGCCTCGCTGGAGCTCTACGCCTCCTCCGAGCGGAGCAACGACCAGGACTCGGTGCGCAGTGACGGCGGCGACAGCGTCTCCTCCGCCGGTGGCATGgccccctgcccctcctcctccctggacGAGGCCGAAGGCCCCGAGGAGAAGCTCTGGGGTCGGCCCAAGCCCGAGGAGTCGGAGCCCGGCACTCGCAAGCTGCTGCAGATGGACAGTGGCTATGCCTCCATCGAGGCACCCAGccgggggggcgaggaggggccCCCCAAGGACCAGACGGCCTCCGAGAAGCGCATTTGCTTCACCAGCGCGGGGCGGAAAGGCACCATCTTCGAGAGCTTCGAGGGCCGGgagccagaggaagaggaggaggaggaggaagaagaggaggaggaggaggaagaggaggaagaggggagcatGGCCCGGGGTGCAGCGGGTGGgggccccccccatccccacagccccctggccTGGTCCCCGTACGGGCAGATGTTCCCGGGGCGGGACGCGCTGCCCCGTCGGGACTACAGCATCGACGAGAAGACGGACGCCCTGTTCAACGCCTTCGTGCGCCACGACCCCCAGTTCGACGAGTCGCCGCTGCGGGGGAAGCACCGCTCCCGCACCCACCTCCGCAAGCAGTGGCAGCACGCCAAGCAGTACAGCGACCCCGGCGTGCGCTACCCGGCCCTGGAACGGCACCGCACCCCGCTGCGCCGCGGCGACAGCGCCAACTACCCCCTGGACGCCCGCTtccacagccccctgccccgcaTCGTCAGCGCCGGCGACGAGGAGGCGGCCGAGGCGGCCGAgggggtccccccagccccggcgctgcccgatCCCGAGATCCAGGTGATCGTGGAGGAGCCCGGAGAGGGGGCCTCCGAGCCCAAGGCTGGCTCCGAGCCCCCCGGGGACGACGActgccccggccccgggaggtgcctggggctgggctcggGCTCGGAGCTGATGGACAAGATTGCCGGCGGGCTGGAGGAGCGGCTCTACGGCCACTTGCGGAAAGCGGGAGAGAGCACGGAGCGCACGGTGGCCGTGGCGGCCAGCGATGCCCCCCCCGACCACAGCCCTGTCTAG
- the CBARP gene encoding voltage-dependent calcium channel beta subunit-associated regulatory protein isoform X1 → MSDDPTPWDNATESATAVPGEVSPQDGYVLLLALLSIFIGGTLVLLSGILIICRRCCEADRRHSRASDDPEKTNTTYLDDSQPAQDITIKVEDPECLSSSSYRDAESERFLSSSSSTARRVSFNEAALFDQGKKTQEKGRRYTLTEGDFHHLKNARLTHLHLPPPALKIVTIHECESSENSLAMTPRLPPPKPGLAIFQPPGGALPRPALPSHAVCPSSALPGDTYNSTVDTSFAEASPSASSDSGEGPSFAAAPRSGKAAGVGSAGAGEPPPAPAQGTVLQFFTRLRRHASLDGASPYFRIKKWKLESTQRASSLDTRGSPKRRQFQRQRAASESMDQEDRDPHQTDIIQYIARTDDVAFHPAGGPFLPSPPSPPPSLGRLEPGEGGAGSPGEAGVPEQPSAYHDIWSLRASLELYASSERSNDQDSVRSDGGDSVSSAGGMAPCPSSSLDEAEGPEEKLWGRPKPEESEPGTRKLLQMDSGYASIEAPSRGGEEGPPKDQTASEKRICFTSAGRKGTIFESFEGREPEEEEEEEEEEEEEEEEEEEGSMARGAAGGGPPHPHSPLAWSPYGQMFPGRDALPRRDYSIDEKTDALFNAFVRHDPQFDESPLRGKHRSRTHLRKQWQHAKQYSDPGVRYPALERHRTPLRRGDSANYPLDARFHSPLPRIVSAGDEEAAEAAEGVPPAPALPDPEIQVIVEEPGEGASEPKAGSEPPGDDDCPGPGRCLGLGSGSELMDKIAGGLEERLYGHLRKAGESTERTVAVAASDAPPDHSPV, encoded by the exons ATGAGCGATGACCCGACACCCTGGGACAACGCGACGGAGAGCGCTACG GCGGTGCCCGGCGAGGTGTCCCCCCAGGATGGGTACGTGCTGCTCCTCGCCCTGCTCTCCATCTTCATCGGGGGCACCCTGGTCCTGCTCTCCGGCATCCTGATCATCTGCCGCCGCTGCTGCGAGGCCGACCGCCGGCACTCCAG agcCAGCGATGACCCCGAGAAAACCAACACCACCTACCTGGATGACTCGCAGCCAGCCCAGG ATATCACCATCAAAGTGGAGGACCCCGAGTGCCTGTCCTCCTCCAGCTACCGGGATGCGGAGAGCGAGCGGTTcctgtcctccagctcctccaccgCCCGCCGCGTCTCCTTCAACGAGGCCGCGCTCTTCGACCAGGGCAAGAAGAcccaggagaaggggaggag GTACACGCTGACGGAGGGGGACTTCCACCACCTGAAGAACGCCCGCCTGACCCACCTGcacctcccgccgcccgccctcaaGATCGTCACCATCCACGAGTGCGAGTCCAGCGAGAACAGCCTGGCCATgaccccccgcctgcccccgcccAAGCCCGGCCTCGCCATCTTCcag CCCCCCGGGGGGGCCCTGCCCCGGCCGGCGCTCCCCAGCCACGCCGTgtgtcccagctctgccctgcccggggACACCTACAACTCCACCGTGGACACCAGCTTCGCCGAGGCCAGCCCCTCCGCCTCCTCCGACTCCGGGGAGGGCCCCTCG ttcgcAGCAGCCCCCAGGAGCGGGAAGGCGGCTGGGGTGGGCagtgccggtgccggggagccccccccggcccccgctcaGGGCACGGTCCTGCAGTTCTTCACCCGCctgcgccgccacgccagcctggaCGGGGCCAGCCCCTACTTCAGGATCAAGAAGTGGAAGCTGGAGAGCACCCAGCGGGCGTCCAGCCTGGACACCAGAG GGTCCCCCAAGCGGCGGCAGTTCCAGCGGCAGCGGGCGGCCAGCGAGAGCATGGACCAGGAGGACCGGGACCCTCACCAGACCGACATCATCCAGTACATCGCCCGCACGGACGACGTGGCCTTCCACCCCGCGGGGGGgcccttcctgccctccccccccagccccccaccctctCTCGGCAG GCTAGAGCCGGGCGAGGGGggcgcgggcagccccggcgAGGCCGGTGTCCCGGAGCAGCCCAGCGCCTACCACGACATCTGGAGCCTGCGCGCCTCGCTGGAGCTCTACGCCTCCTCCGAGCGGAGCAACGACCAGGACTCGGTGCGCAGTGACGGCGGCGACAGCGTCTCCTCCGCCGGTGGCATGgccccctgcccctcctcctccctggacGAGGCCGAAGGCCCCGAGGAGAAGCTCTGGGGTCGGCCCAAGCCCGAGGAGTCGGAGCCCGGCACTCGCAAGCTGCTGCAGATGGACAGTGGCTATGCCTCCATCGAGGCACCCAGccgggggggcgaggaggggccCCCCAAGGACCAGACGGCCTCCGAGAAGCGCATTTGCTTCACCAGCGCGGGGCGGAAAGGCACCATCTTCGAGAGCTTCGAGGGCCGGgagccagaggaagaggaggaggaggaggaagaagaggaggaggaggaggaagaggaggaagaggggagcatGGCCCGGGGTGCAGCGGGTGGgggccccccccatccccacagccccctggccTGGTCCCCGTACGGGCAGATGTTCCCGGGGCGGGACGCGCTGCCCCGTCGGGACTACAGCATCGACGAGAAGACGGACGCCCTGTTCAACGCCTTCGTGCGCCACGACCCCCAGTTCGACGAGTCGCCGCTGCGGGGGAAGCACCGCTCCCGCACCCACCTCCGCAAGCAGTGGCAGCACGCCAAGCAGTACAGCGACCCCGGCGTGCGCTACCCGGCCCTGGAACGGCACCGCACCCCGCTGCGCCGCGGCGACAGCGCCAACTACCCCCTGGACGCCCGCTtccacagccccctgccccgcaTCGTCAGCGCCGGCGACGAGGAGGCGGCCGAGGCGGCCGAgggggtccccccagccccggcgctgcccgatCCCGAGATCCAGGTGATCGTGGAGGAGCCCGGAGAGGGGGCCTCCGAGCCCAAGGCTGGCTCCGAGCCCCCCGGGGACGACGActgccccggccccgggaggtgcctggggctgggctcggGCTCGGAGCTGATGGACAAGATTGCCGGCGGGCTGGAGGAGCGGCTCTACGGCCACTTGCGGAAAGCGGGAGAGAGCACGGAGCGCACGGTGGCCGTGGCGGCCAGCGATGCCCCCCCCGACCACAGCCCTGTCTAG